From the Fibrobacter sp. UWH6 genome, the window CTCATGGCTAGAGCGCGCAAGACAATTACCCCGGATCCGTATGCAAAACCGATAGCAAAGGTTCTCTCCCCCGAGCAGAGCCTTCCGGGCAGATTGCGTCAGTTCCAGGCGCCGACCCGCGCCAACTTCGAACTGGTAAGCCAGTATGGCGCCGCCGGCGACCAGCCCAAGGCCATCGAGCAGATTACCGAGGGTTTCAAGCAGGGCGATCAATTCCAGACGCTCCTTGGCGTAACCGGTTCCGGTAAGACGTTTACCATGGCCAACGTCATCAAGAATGTAGGCAAGCCTACCCTCATCCTCACCCACAACAAGACCTTGGCCGCCCAACTCTACCAGGAATTCAAGGCTTTCTTCCCCAAGAATGCGGTGGAATATTTTGTCAGCTATTACGACTATTTCCAGCCCGAAGCCTACATTCCCCACACCGATACCTTTATCGAAAAAGACGCCAGCATCAACGACGAAATCGACAAGCTGCGTCTGCGTGCAACGGCTAACCTGCTGACCCGTCGAGATGTCATCATCATCGCATCCGTCAGCTGCATTTACGGCTTGGGCAGCCCCGCCGAATATTTCGACCTGATGGTCCGCGTGAAAAAAGGCGACATCAAGGATCGCGACGACTTGCTTCATGAACTGGTCCGCATCCAGTACACCCGTAACGACTTCAGCCTGGAACGTGGCACCTTCCGCTGCCATGGCGACGTCATCGAAATCCACCCCAGCTACGACGAAGACGGCATGCGCATCGAGCTGTTCGGCGACGAGGTGGATCGTCTGGTGCGCTTCAACATCATTACCGGCGAGGTCATCCAGGAGCTGGAAGAAATGACCATCGCCCCGGCAAAGCACTTCGTCACGAAGGAAGAAGGCCGAGCCGGGATCCTGCAGCGCATGCAGTTGCAATTGACGGACCGCCTTGCGGAACTGGACAAGGAAGGTAAGGTCCTGGAATCCGCCCGACTGAGTAGCAGAACCCGCTACGACATGGAAATGATCCGCGAGACCGGCATGTGCTCCGGCATTGAGAACTATTCCGCCCTTATCGAAAACCGCGGCCCCGGCACCCGCCCCTTTACCCTCATCGACTACTTCGGCGATGACTGGCTTTTGATGGTAGATGAATCCCATGTGAGCATTCCCCAGGTGGGCGGCATGGCCGAAGGGGACAAGAGCCGAAAGACGACGCTGGTAAATTACGGTTTCCGTCTGCCTTGCGCCCTGGACAACCGCCCCATGAACTTCAAGGAGTTCGAATATATGTACCCCAAGCAGGTGCTGTTCGTCAGCGCCACCCCGGGGGAATACGAACTTGAAAAGACTGGTGGCGTAGTGGCCGAGCAGATTAACCGCCCCACCGGCCTATTGGATCCGAAGATCGAGATGTTCCCCATCCAGGGCCAGATGGACGTTCTGCTTTACCGTATTGACGAAGTGGTGAAGAAGGGAGACCGCGTACTGGTTACAACGCTGACCAAGAAGATGGCCCAGGACCTTACGGACTATTTTGTAGAAGCAGGCATCCGCGCCAAGTACCTCCACAGTGACATCAAGACCCTGGAACGTCACGACTTGATCAAGGGGCTGCGAACCGGTGAGTTCGACGTGCTGGTGGGAATCAACCTTCTGCGTGAAGGTCTGGACCTTCCGGAAGTCAGTATGGTGGCCATTCTGGACGCCGACAAGGAAGGTTTCCTCCGCAACTACCGCAGCCTGATCCAGACCATGGGCCGCGCCAGCCGTAACGTAAACGGAACCGTATTGCTGTTCGCCGACAACATGACCGACAGTTTGCAGAAGGCCGTCGACGAAACCATCCGACGCCGCACCCTGCAAGAGGAATTCAACAAGGAACACGGTATTACGCCAAAGTCCGTCAGCCGCAAGCTGGAAGGGGACCTGGTCATCAACGATCCGCTGATGGACCTGTGGCGCGGCGACAAGACTCCCAAGGCAGCCGAGGACCCGGATTTCGACGCAGATTACGGTTTCGCCGACAACGACGAAAATGGGGATGCCCCCCTGTTCAAGGGCGCCCCCATGGGCAAACCCAAAAAATCCTCGAACCTGAAAGCAAAGCCACCTCACACCTCAAAGCGAAGCGACCTGTCAATCGAGGAGCTGGAAAAGCAGATGAAGGCCGCCGCGGCCAAGCTGGATTTCGAGGAGGCAGCCCGTCTCCGCGACCTGATCCGCGACCTGGGAAAGTGATTTTACCTCCTGCGGAACCCTTTTTAGTATGCTTTTTTAGCCTGAATTCACAATATTTTCACGTTTTTTTACACCTATTTAATAGGTCCCCTAGTCCGTTTTGGAATATTTTTGTGTATTTTCAATGGGCAAAAAACATTTAGAGAGAGGAATCTATATGACTTTTAATTTCGCAAAGACCCTTATGATGGGTTCCGTGATTACCATGGGCGCTTTCGGCCTCATCGCTTGCGGTGATGATTCCAGTAGCGGCGCACCTGCAGATGAACAGCCGGGCAGCTCCGCCAGCGCCGACGCCACCCAGGATATTTCTATCAGCGCAACCAACCTGGGTTCCAGAATTAGAGGCAACGGTGCCGACGCCGAAGTAATTTTTAGCGGCAACTTCGACATCGACCTGAGCGCACAGCAGAC encodes:
- the uvrB gene encoding excinuclease ABC subunit UvrB codes for the protein MARARKTITPDPYAKPIAKVLSPEQSLPGRLRQFQAPTRANFELVSQYGAAGDQPKAIEQITEGFKQGDQFQTLLGVTGSGKTFTMANVIKNVGKPTLILTHNKTLAAQLYQEFKAFFPKNAVEYFVSYYDYFQPEAYIPHTDTFIEKDASINDEIDKLRLRATANLLTRRDVIIIASVSCIYGLGSPAEYFDLMVRVKKGDIKDRDDLLHELVRIQYTRNDFSLERGTFRCHGDVIEIHPSYDEDGMRIELFGDEVDRLVRFNIITGEVIQELEEMTIAPAKHFVTKEEGRAGILQRMQLQLTDRLAELDKEGKVLESARLSSRTRYDMEMIRETGMCSGIENYSALIENRGPGTRPFTLIDYFGDDWLLMVDESHVSIPQVGGMAEGDKSRKTTLVNYGFRLPCALDNRPMNFKEFEYMYPKQVLFVSATPGEYELEKTGGVVAEQINRPTGLLDPKIEMFPIQGQMDVLLYRIDEVVKKGDRVLVTTLTKKMAQDLTDYFVEAGIRAKYLHSDIKTLERHDLIKGLRTGEFDVLVGINLLREGLDLPEVSMVAILDADKEGFLRNYRSLIQTMGRASRNVNGTVLLFADNMTDSLQKAVDETIRRRTLQEEFNKEHGITPKSVSRKLEGDLVINDPLMDLWRGDKTPKAAEDPDFDADYGFADNDENGDAPLFKGAPMGKPKKSSNLKAKPPHTSKRSDLSIEELEKQMKAAAAKLDFEEAARLRDLIRDLGK